The following proteins are encoded in a genomic region of Piliocolobus tephrosceles isolate RC106 unplaced genomic scaffold, ASM277652v3 unscaffolded_28460, whole genome shotgun sequence:
- the LOC113221938 gene encoding uncharacterized protein LOC113221938 isoform X2 — translation MVKSWRNRFIIPGCTVSAFPPPHRPGGVMKFLAPTQSACLSLRGYLKASRSSQGTGSGAQGSRESLKQAAEKKRRGRRRGWVPVMEAWHLPSKKMARKTSRASRDLTAGLLRGSYPRTGRPRGEEEAWTGGRVWPGRLLAAVVWLRCWSCRAGGMLYPRRRPSQERQELDGLWSFRADFSDSGYRDFEEQRYWV, via the exons ATGGTAAAAAGCTGGCGGAATAGGTTCATTATCCCGGGATGTACCGTCAGTGCTTTCCCG CCCCCGCACCGACCCGGAGGGGTCATGAAGTTCCTGGCTCCCACCCAGAGTGCGTGTCTCTCCCTCCGGGGGTACCTCAAAGCGTCAAGAAGTTCCCAGGGAACGGGGTCAGGCGCCCAGGGTTCCAGGGAGAGTTTGAAGCAGGCTGCGGAGAAAAAGCGGCGAGGCCGAAGAAGAGGCTGGGTTCCCGTGATGGAG GCTTGGCACTTGCCCTCAAAAAAGATGGCGCGGAAGACCTCACGCGCCTCACGCGACCTGACCGCAGGACTCCTGCGCGGCTCATATCCCCGCACAGGGCGGCcgagaggggaggaggaagcaTGGACTGGAGGGCGGGTGTGGCCGGGGAGGCTCTTGGCAGCTGTTGTGTGGCTGCGCTGCTGGAGCTGCCGGGCGGGCGGGATGCTGTACCCCCGGAGGAGACCCTCGCAGGAGCGCCAGGAGCTGGACGGCCTCTGGAGCTTCCGCGCCGACTTCTCCGACAGCGGATACAGGGACTTCGAGGAGCAGAG atACTGGGTCTga
- the LOC113221938 gene encoding uncharacterized protein LOC113221938 isoform X1, protein MVKSWRNRFIIPGCTVSAFPPPHRPGGVMKFLAPTQSACLSLRGYLKASRSSQGTGSGAQGSRESLKQAAEKKRRGRRRGWVPVMEAWHLPSKKMARKTSRASRDLTAGLLRGSYPRTGRPRGEEEAWTGGRVWPGRLLAAVVWLRCWSCRAGGMLYPRRRPSQERQELDGLWSFRADFSDSGYRDFEEQRYPKGYFVQNTD, encoded by the exons ATGGTAAAAAGCTGGCGGAATAGGTTCATTATCCCGGGATGTACCGTCAGTGCTTTCCCG CCCCCGCACCGACCCGGAGGGGTCATGAAGTTCCTGGCTCCCACCCAGAGTGCGTGTCTCTCCCTCCGGGGGTACCTCAAAGCGTCAAGAAGTTCCCAGGGAACGGGGTCAGGCGCCCAGGGTTCCAGGGAGAGTTTGAAGCAGGCTGCGGAGAAAAAGCGGCGAGGCCGAAGAAGAGGCTGGGTTCCCGTGATGGAG GCTTGGCACTTGCCCTCAAAAAAGATGGCGCGGAAGACCTCACGCGCCTCACGCGACCTGACCGCAGGACTCCTGCGCGGCTCATATCCCCGCACAGGGCGGCcgagaggggaggaggaagcaTGGACTGGAGGGCGGGTGTGGCCGGGGAGGCTCTTGGCAGCTGTTGTGTGGCTGCGCTGCTGGAGCTGCCGGGCGGGCGGGATGCTGTACCCCCGGAGGAGACCCTCGCAGGAGCGCCAGGAGCTGGACGGCCTCTGGAGCTTCCGCGCCGACTTCTCCGACAGCGGATACAGGGACTTCGAGGAGCAGAG
- the LOC113221938 gene encoding uncharacterized protein LOC113221938 isoform X3 translates to MPPHRPGGVMKFLAPTQSACLSLRGYLKASRSSQGTGSGAQGSRESLKQAAEKKRRGRRRGWVPVMEAWHLPSKKMARKTSRASRDLTAGLLRGSYPRTGRPRGEEEAWTGGRVWPGRLLAAVVWLRCWSCRAGGMLYPRRRPSQERQELDGLWSFRADFSDSGYRDFEEQRYPKGYFVQNTD, encoded by the exons ATG CCCCCGCACCGACCCGGAGGGGTCATGAAGTTCCTGGCTCCCACCCAGAGTGCGTGTCTCTCCCTCCGGGGGTACCTCAAAGCGTCAAGAAGTTCCCAGGGAACGGGGTCAGGCGCCCAGGGTTCCAGGGAGAGTTTGAAGCAGGCTGCGGAGAAAAAGCGGCGAGGCCGAAGAAGAGGCTGGGTTCCCGTGATGGAG GCTTGGCACTTGCCCTCAAAAAAGATGGCGCGGAAGACCTCACGCGCCTCACGCGACCTGACCGCAGGACTCCTGCGCGGCTCATATCCCCGCACAGGGCGGCcgagaggggaggaggaagcaTGGACTGGAGGGCGGGTGTGGCCGGGGAGGCTCTTGGCAGCTGTTGTGTGGCTGCGCTGCTGGAGCTGCCGGGCGGGCGGGATGCTGTACCCCCGGAGGAGACCCTCGCAGGAGCGCCAGGAGCTGGACGGCCTCTGGAGCTTCCGCGCCGACTTCTCCGACAGCGGATACAGGGACTTCGAGGAGCAGAG